One genomic segment of Accipiter gentilis chromosome 29, bAccGen1.1, whole genome shotgun sequence includes these proteins:
- the SEC16A gene encoding protein transport protein Sec16A isoform X2 — protein sequence MQQPPQTVPAGAAAPPPAGIARNMYWRNSSLSKRANATAAPVQPVTDPFAFGRQTPQGSSSDNPSKGNALVMQSSSPAVFPQPPIMHTSPSCAGDNPHGPHTSLSAPVSQTGINTSTFSNVPIPSPSPGYVINSTTEVHPNADLGLRGPAVPMHYNAGAAVENSFSVYPGMVSASNKPGGRQDVSRDPNDVPSGPNATALFPPPPQQPMSQWRPGQGNLQSPVRNFVPYPEPSSQTDVHNISQSSVSTSHPPPQTNLQQGPVHQGIPQNTMQAPLSVGSEKKNGSANSSHHMNSIQPGNMFRQNTEMTNTWLSQPYQEQFYPQPPLQDSSFVVPTAQENNPKTQSPDMSETSNRPIPTDRDSGTLSMFFKGDEAENEEILSSEKNYLVEKVEFDACQPNSASLYHQPMHPQRVATNVLSQAQVGTGSANEMVQKGMDVQYFPKIVSQQETQAAKHSMFVSDDKACIGDVSGNGGSQYENVENLECIQNQEVLPSEPQNISASSPAAGPDLYRYGSFPGQMLPKNAVVSHAEGGPNLEAPDSLPHPVRPDSVSSNYSNISHRSASSSARLQEQVGTFIQQESGKPDEESSASFFKQIDSSPLGGDSSELNLGKNYHGNLSQPPTPSPPKPTGVFQTSANSSFEPVRSHGVGIKPAEFDQAKMVVELRENQSNQKNIKKNTAVPAASPGNLEQPPDNLETIFMRQVHPLPVAVTGEAGNTLHSGSVMENIQSVSERRSSTRAQGAVKKCDSPATTLWAHNELPNFGGNVLLAPAAPAVYVPAKQTVEVIQPPEEGLSNQLPSKPGTIAVQLSQDGNISSENLENPPKMGEEEALQSQASSGYASLLSSPPTESLQNQPILIAQPNQSYNLAQPINFSISLSNQLSSNENNQPMKDSGVGDKPAMGPQTSHAGGIISGENVPLPVMQVGSLLVNALPNTNLLKHNLLQSPVNSSDTASNQPANLLMKTPLNLAPEGQKNVNTEGFVPEFASKPGSNSSISPGTHLPSGSASALVAPVNSVVQANNSANHSNSKEEAAGVLDFTVSRTLEKSSASSSVQLHNQSLSGGPVYPQQSAGSAGQVGPEMHDKQHFYQQVTKDVQHQAVSDRAVQGPLPSQPQMQAAQMQQPASSGQSSVPSKYQIAAGTKAMQASQPHENQVLSNHPQPVGPQEASSVQLTTRYDQTSPEKQPAPGQPLGAPTSTAASTTTSQSVMPNVQQDLQRPSLPQTPQDAFGPPQNPYYYYRHPYDAYQPPYPPPYPPADPRTAAHLYYMEDSYGQYDPRYRHYDSTSTAYMEPGSYRYSEPERPSSRASHCSDRPSSRQGYTEDYYTKSGWSDYYPGYYPNSYDYGDPSRWERYSSAYDPRYRDPRSYDQRYWYDAEHNPYQKRDAYPYGNRHDRYEDNWRYDPRFTGSFDDESEPHRDPYGDEFDRRSVHSEHSGHSLRSSRSVHSHQSSFSSRSQQSQLYRSNHDLTANTYETTAQAVSLHTDYPYGGYAANFDGQQPFTDYGYATETGWSAVEQAPLRPSTPEKFSVPHICARFGPGGFLIKVLPNLPSEGQPALVEIHSMETMLQHSPEQEEMRAFPGPLAKDDTHKVDVINFAQNKATQCFKNENLIDKESASLLWDFIVLLCRQNGTVVGTDLAELLLRDHKTVWLPGKSPNEANLIDFTNEALEQVEEESGEAQLSFLTDSLITTIDSLEKETERFRELLLYGRKKDALESAMKHGLWGHALLLASKMDSRTHARVMTRFANSLPINDPLQTVYQLMSGRMPAASTCCGDEKWGDWRPHLAMVLSNLTNNVDLESRTIATMGDTLASKGLLDAAHFCYLMAQVGFGVYTRKTTKLVLIGSNHSLPFFKFATNEAIQRTEAYEYAQSLGTQPGCLPNFQVFKFIYACRLAEMGLAAQAFHYCEVISRTVLKDPHYYSPVLIGQLIQMSSQLRLFDPQIKEKPEQESFIEPSWLVTLRHVDGQIKEGAIAYNTDRSTPPPYACSTPSSELDHASQCDGAGVGRDMGPGAENALLASLLPSMAQQMQSVQLMPSVPQAVLDGSAAMIPPGDQEAVRSVPFYSVASQPIGPGPGFAPPGFSNPYGTEPSPLYLGSAVPPGGPPQEMEPRSEEQANLETGMQRIAPESPSQNSFPEQREEDFYGRMASMGYGRRSRTTSESSAHSVGRERSNSAAKQPSPSPSVPVGKETKKEIKKEPAPRKTGANWFRWLMGKGKNEAHLPDDKNKSIVWDEQKQRWVNLDEPEEESKPPPPPPTGFPKVPQTVPPGPGGPPSAPVNMFSRRAAGSRARYVDVLNPGGTKSSGALPAPSDLFAPLAPMPIPANVFVPNSVPGEPQPMEGSGAAEHTPAANQTNTDPAAAVEPEYLNPAVLPPGSGLPVSNPDGSQSGELSRSSSMSSLSREVSQHFNQPATVPPSGGPSAGTVPFYNPSQFAQSPAATGSSRLGRIGQRKYPTLK from the exons ATGCAGCAGCCTCCCCAGACTGTTCCAGCAGGAGCGGCAGCTCCACCTCCTGCAGGCATTGCTCGGAACATGTACTGGAGAAACAGCTCGCTCAGTAAACGAGCAAATGCAACAGCTGCTCCGGTGCAGCCTGTGACAGACCCTTTTGCATTTGGCAGACAAACTCCACAGGGTTCCTCTTCAGATAATCCATCCAAGGGCAATGCATTGGTTATGCAAAGTTCTTCCCCAGCGGTGTTTCCGCAGCCACCCATTATGCATACTTCACCATCATGTGCAGGGGACAATCCTCATGGACCGCATACGTCTTTATCAGCTCCTGTATCTCAAACAGGAATAAATACCAGTACATTTTCTAATGTTCCGATTCCTTCACCGTCCCCAGGATACGTTATAAATAGTACTACAGAAGTGCATCCAAATGCGGATCTTGGACTCCGCGGGCCTGCGGTACCAATGCATTATAATGCAGGAGCAGCAGTTGAAAATTCTTTCAGTGTGTATCCTGGAATGGTGTCTGCATCAAACAAACCTGGAGGTAGACAAGATGTGAGTAGAGATCCAAATGATGTTCCTTCAGGACCCAATGCAACAGCActcttccctccacctccccagcAGCCTATGTCTCAGTGGAGGCCTGGTCAAGGTAACCTACAGTCTCCAGTGCGAAATTTTGTGCCCTATCCTGAGCCGTCTTCTCAGACTGATGTTCATAACATTTCTCAGTCTTCTGTTAGCACTTCTCATCCTCCTCCACAGACAAATTTACAGCAGGGTCCTGTACACCAAGGTATTCCACAAAATACCATGCAAGCGCCTTTATCTGTtggttctgaaaagaaaaatggctCTGCAAATAGCAGTCATCACATGAACAGCATCCAGCCTGGAAACATGTTTAGGCAGAACACAGAAATGACTAACACTTGGTTAAGTCAACCATACCAGGAACAGTTTTATCCCCAGCCACCATTGCAAGACTCCAGTTTTGTCGTTCCCACAGCTCAggaaaataaccccaaaaccCAGTCTCCAGATATGTCTGAAACATCAAATAGACCTATTCCTACAGATCGAGATTCAGGCACTCTCTCCATGTTTTTCAAAGGGGATgaggcagaaaatgaagaaatactttcatctgaaaaaaattacttagttGAGAAGGTGGAGTTTGATGCTTGTCAGCCAAATTCGGCATCCTTGTATCACCAGCCAATGCATCCTCAGCGGGTTGCAACTAACGTTCTCTCTCAGGCGCAGGTTGGTACAGGTTCAGCCAATGAGATGGTACAAAAAGGAATGGATGTCCAGTACTTTCCTAAAATTGTAAGTCAGCAGGAGACACAGGCCGCTAAGCACTCTATGTTTGTTAGTGATGACAAGGCATGTATAGGTGATGTGTCTGGGAATGGTGGGTCACAGTATGAAAATGTTGAGAACCTGGAGTGCATTCAGAATCAAGAAGTGCTGCCAAGTGAACCACAGAACATCAGTGCTTCATCCCCTGCTGCTGGTCCTGATCTGTACAGATACGGATCCTTTCCAGGTCAGATGCTTCCAAAGAATGCTGTTGTGAGCCATGCTGAGGGAGGACCAAATTTGGAGGCACCTGATTCATTACCTCATCCTGTCCGACCAGATAGCGTATCTTCAAACTATAGCAACATTAGCCATAGGAGCGCTTCTAGCTCAGCAAGACTTCAAGAGCAAGTCGGTACGTTTATTCAGCAAGAAAGTGGGAAGCCTGATGAAGAATCTTCTGCTAGCTTCTTTAAACAGATTGACTCCTCTCCTTTGGGAGGTGATTCAAGTGAGCTAAACCTGGGCAAGAACTACCATGGTAATCTATCCCAGCCTCCAACTCCAAGTCCTCCTAAGCCTACAGGAGTATTTCAGACAAGTGCAAATAGTTCTTTCGAACCTGTGAGGTCCCATGGAGTTGGTATAAAACCTGCAGAGTTTGACCAAGCAAAGATGGTGGTTGAATTAAGAGAGAACCAGTCAAACCAAAAGAATATCAAGAAGAATACAGCTGTGCCGGCTGCATCTCCAGGCAATCTTGAACAGCCACCAGATAATCTGGAAACTATTTTCATGCGTCAGGTACACCCACTGCCTGTTGCAGTCACTGGTGAAGCTGGAAATACGTTGCACTCTGGATCTGTTATGGAAAACATACAATCAGTATCTGAGAGAAGGTCCTCAACAAGAGCTCAGGGAGCAGTTAAGAAGTGTGATAGCCCAGCAACAACTTTGTGGGCTCATAATGAGTTACCTAATTTTGGGGGAAATGTGCTTCtagctcctgctgctcctgcagtaTACGTACCTGCTAAACAAACTGTAGAAGTCATTCAGCCACCAGAAGAAGGCCTGTCTAATCAGCTGCCAAGTAAACCAGGGACTATTGCTGTGCAGCTTTCCCAAGATGGAAATATATCTTCTGAAAATCTTGAGAATCCTCCCAAAATGGGAGAAGAGGAAGCACTTCAGTCTCAGGCAAGTTCTGGTTATGCAAGTTTGTTGTCTTCTCCACCTACAGAGTCTTTGCAAAATCAGCCTATCCTGATTGCTCAGCCTAATCAAAGCTATAACTTGGCTCAGCCaattaatttttctatttctctatCTAATCAGCTAAGCAGCAATGAAAACAATCAGCCAATGAAGGACTCTGGGGTTGGGGACAAGCCTGCAATGGGTCCCCAAACTTCACATGCTGGTGGGATCATTTCTGGGGAAAATGTGCCATTACCTGTGATGCAAGTTGGATCTCTATTAGTTAATGCACTTCCAAATACTAATCTGTTAAAACATAATTTGTTACAAAGCCCTGTTAATTCCTCTGATACTGCTTCTAATCAGCCTGCAAACTTGCTTATGAAAACTCCACTTAATTTGGCTCCAGAAGGGCAAAAGAATGTTAATACAGAAGGTTTTGTTCCTGAATTTGCTAGCAAGCCAGGGTCTAACTCATCCATTTCTCCTGGGACGCATCTCCCCAGTGGAAGTGCAAGTGCACTAGTTGCCCCTGTTAATTCTGTAGTACAGGCTAATAATTCTGCAAATCATTCAAATAGCAAAGAAGAAGCTGCTGGAGTGCTCGACTTCACAGTATCACGGACTTTGGAGAAAAGCAGTGCAAGTAGTTCTGTACAGCTGCACAATCAGTCACTTTCTGGTGGTCCAGTATATCCTCAACAGTCAGCTGGTAGTGCTGGTCAGGTGGGTCCTGAGATGCATGACAAACAACATTTCTATCAACAGGTGACAAAAGATGTACAGCATCAGGCTGTATCAGACAGAGCTGTACAGGGACCATTGCCATCTCAACCACAAATGCAAGCAGCTCAAATGCAGCAACCAGCATCATCTGGGCAGTCCTCAGTTCCTTCAAAGTACCAGATTGCCGCAGGGACTAAAGCCATGCAGGCATCACAGCCGCATGAGAACCAGGTGCTGAGTAACCATCCTCAACCTGTGGGTCCCCAAGAGGCAAGTTCAGTGCAGCTGACAACAAGGTATGATCAGACGAGTCCTGAGAAGCAGCCAGCGCCTGGACAGCCATTGGGTGCTCCAACTTCCACAGCCGCCTCTACCACCACCAGTCAGTCAGTCATGCCAAATGTGCAACAAGACCTGCAGCGTCCATCCCTGCCTCAGACTCCTCAGGATGCCTTTGGTCCGCCCCAGAACCCTTATTACTACTATAGACATCCTTACGATGCTTATCAGCCTCCATATCCTCCACCTTATCCTCCTGCAGACCCCAGAACAGCAGCTCATCTTTATTACAtg GAGGATAGCTACGGACAGTATGACCCACGGTACAGACACTATGATAGCACCAGCACTGCTTATATGGAGCCTGGGAGCTATCGGTATTCTGAGCCTGAACGTCCTAGTTCCAGAGCTAGTCACTGCTCTGACAGGCCTTCTTCTAG GCAAGGTTATACTGAAGATTATTATACAAAAAGTGGATGGAGTGATTATTATCCAGGCTATTACCCAAACTCATATGATTATGGAG atcCAAGTCGCTGGGAGCGTTACTCATCAGCATATGACCCCAGATACAGAGATCCTAGAAGTTATGATCAGAGGTATTGGTATGATGCTGAACATAACCCTTACCAGAAGAGAGACGCGTATCCATATGGCAACAG ACATGACCGATACGAAGATAACTGGAGATACGATCCTCGTTTTACTGGAAGTTTTGATGATGAATCTGAACCCCATAGAGATCCTTATGGTGATGAATTTGATAGACGCAGTGTCCATAGTGAGCATTCTGGTCATAGTCTCCGAAGCTCCCGCAGTGTTCACAGTCACCAGAGTAGTTTCAGCTCTCGGTCTCAGCAA AGCCAGCTGTATAGAAGTAATCATGATCTAACGGCTAATACGTATGAAACTACTGCACAGGCAGTGTCGCTCCACACAGATTATCCATATGGCGGATATGCTGCTAACTTTGATGGACAACAGCCTTTTACAGATTATGGCTACGCGACTGAAACTGGATGGTCAGCTGTAGAACAAG CACCTTTAAGGCCCTCAACACCAGAGAAATTTTCAGTGCCTCATATCTGTGCTAGGTTTGGTCCTGGGGGCTTCCTAATAAAAGTGCTGCCAAACCTGCCTTCAGAAGGACAGCCAGCTCTGGTTGAAATACACAGTATGGAG ACTATGTTACAACATTCTCCAGAGCAAGAAGAGATGAGAGCATTTCCTGGTCCTCTTGCTAA gGATGACACCCATAAAGTGGATGTTATTAATTTTGCACAAAATAAAGCTACACAGTGCTTTAAGAATGAAAATTTAATTGACAAAGAATCTGCAAGTCTGCTTTGGGACTTTATTGTACTGTTATGCAGGCAGAATGGG ACTGTTGTGGGAACAGACCTGGCTGAACTTTTGCTCCGAGATCATAAAACAGTGTGGCTTCCTGGGAAGTCCCCTAATGAGGCAAATTTGATTGATTTCACTAATGAGGCTTTGGAACAAGTGGAAGAGGAGTCTGGTGAAGCCCAGCTCTCATTTCTTACTGATAGTCTTATAACCACAATTGATAGTCttgagaaagagacagagagattCAGAGAGTTGCTGCTTTATGGCCGCAAGAAG GATGCTTTGGAGTCTGCCATGAAGCATGGTTTATGGGGTCATGCTCTGCTACTTGCCAGCAAAATGGACAGCAGAACACATGCAAGAGTTATGACCAG GTTCGCCAACAGTCTCCCAATTAATGACCCTCTGCAGACTGTTTACCAGCTCATGTCTGGAAGGATGCCAGCTGCATCCACG TGCTGTGGAGATGAGAAATGGGGAGATTGGAGGCCTCATCTAGCAATGGTGTTATCGAATTTGACGAATAATGTGGACTTGGAATCCAGGACCATTGCTACCATGGGAGACACTCTTG CTTCTAAAGGCCTGCTGGATGCTGCTCATTTTTGCTACCTTATGGCCCAAGTTGGTTTTGGAGTTTACACAAGGAAGACAACAAAGCTTGTCCTAATTGGATCAAATCatag CTTGCCATTTTTTAAGTTTGCTACCAATGAAGCCATTCAAAGAACAGAAGCCTATGAATATGCACAGTCACTAGGAACTCAGCCTGGCTGCTTGCCCAATTTCCAG GTTTTCAAATTCATCTATGCTTGCCGACTAGCTGAAATGGGACTCGCTGCTCAGGCTTTCCATTATTGTGAAGTGATTTCCAGAACTGTCCTTAAAGATCCACATTACTATTCACCTGTACTTATTGGCCAACTAATCCAG ATGTCATCACAACTACGCCTGTTTGACccacagataaaagaaaaaccagaacaGGAATCTTTTATTGAACCTTCATGGTTAGTAACGCTTCGACATGTGGATGGACAGATCAAG GAGGGTGCAATAGCTTATAACACAGACAGATCCACCCCACCACCATATGCATGTAGTACACCAAGCTCTGAATTAGACCATGCTAGTCAATGTGATGGAGCAGGAGTTGGTCGTGACATGGGTCCAGGTGCTGAAAATGCATTGTTAGCATCCTTATTACCCAGTATGGCTCAACAGATGCAAAGTGTGCAGCTGATGCCTTCAG TACCTCAGGCTGTCCTTGATGGGTCAGCTGCTATGATTCCTCCTGGTGACCAGGAAGCTGTCCGAAGTGTCCCTTTCTATTCAGTGGCTTCTCAGCCTATTGGTCCAGGACCTGGCTTTGCACCTCCAGGATTTTCAAATCCGTATGGAACTGAACCATCACCACTGTATTTAGGGTCAGCAGTACCACCAGGAGGACCACCACAAGAAATGGAACCACGGTCAGAAGAGCAGGCAAACCTGGAAACAG gaaTGCAGAGAATTGCCCCGGAGTCTCCTTCACAAAATTCTTTCCCTGAACAGAGAGAGGAGGATTTCTATGGCAGAATGGCTAGCATG GGCTATGGGCGAAGATCCCGAACAACTTCAGAGTCCTCTGCTCATTCTGTGGGACGAGAGAGATCCAACTctgcagcaaaacagccctctccttctccttctgttCCTGTagggaaagaaactaaaaaagaaataaaaaaggagccAGCACCTAGAAAG actgGTGCAAACTGGTTTCGCTGGctgatgggaaaaggaaagaatgaagctCACCTTCCAGATGACAAGAACAAATCA ATTGTTTGGGATGAACAGAAACAACGCTGGGTTAATCTGGATGAACCAGAAGAAGAG agtaagcctccaccaccacctccgACAGGATTTCCTAAAGTTCCTCAGACTGTTCCACCTGGGCCTGGAGGCCCACCTAGTGCCCCTGTCAACATGTTCTCCAGAAGAGCAG CTGGAAGCAGAGCCCGTTATGTTGATGTCCTGAATCCAGGTGGAACCAAGTCAAGTGGTGCTCTTCCTGCACCATCAGACCTATTTGCCCCCTTGGCACCAATGCCAATTCCTGCAAATGTATTTGTTCCAAACTCAG TTCCAGGGGAACCCCAGCCAATGGAAGGGAGTGGAGCAGCAGAGCACACACCAGCTGCAAATCAAACCAACAcagatcctgctgcagctgttgAACCAGAG tatttaaACCCTGCAGTCCTTCCTCCTGGATCTGGACTTCCTGTTTCTAATCCTGATGGCTCCCAATCAGGCGAG CTTTCGCGCTCTAGTTCAATGAGTTCATTATCACGTGAAGTAAGCCAGCATTTTAATCAG CCTGCCACTGTACCACCTTCAGGCGGGCCTTCAGCAGGAACAGTACCATTCTACAATCCTTCTCAATTTGCACAA TCTCCTGCAGCCACTGGAAGTTCAAGACTGGGAAGAATTGGACAGAGGAAGTATCCAACATTGAAGTAG